One Microvirga lotononidis genomic window carries:
- a CDS encoding ABC transporter ATP-binding protein, with protein MAYLKIDHVGISFQRAGASTEVLRDVNLSIEKGEYVSIIGHSGCGKSTVLNIVAGLLEPSQGGVLLEGRAVSGPGPDRAVVFQNHSLLPWLTVRENVELAVNKVFRGKKSKAERRDWTRHNLELVHMAHAENKRPHEISGGMKQRVGIARALAMEPKILLLDEPFGALDALTRAHLQDQVMEIHGRLGNTIIMITHDVDEAVLLSDRIVMMTNGPAATIGEDLRVDLERPRKRLELVGNPTYNDARAAVLEFLYARHRAPTLAA; from the coding sequence ATGGCATATCTCAAGATCGATCATGTCGGCATCTCCTTCCAGCGCGCCGGCGCGTCCACCGAAGTGCTGCGGGACGTAAATCTCTCCATCGAGAAAGGCGAGTACGTCTCGATCATCGGCCATTCAGGCTGCGGCAAGTCGACGGTGCTCAACATCGTAGCAGGCCTCCTGGAACCGTCGCAGGGCGGCGTGCTCCTGGAGGGCAGGGCCGTGAGCGGACCGGGACCCGACCGCGCGGTGGTGTTCCAGAACCATTCGCTCCTGCCCTGGCTGACGGTTCGCGAGAACGTGGAGCTCGCGGTCAACAAGGTGTTCCGGGGCAAGAAGTCGAAGGCCGAACGCCGTGACTGGACCCGGCACAATCTCGAGCTGGTGCACATGGCTCACGCGGAGAACAAGCGGCCGCACGAAATCTCGGGCGGCATGAAGCAGCGCGTCGGCATCGCCCGGGCGCTCGCCATGGAGCCGAAGATCCTGCTGCTCGACGAGCCCTTCGGGGCCCTGGATGCGCTGACCCGCGCCCATCTTCAGGATCAGGTCATGGAGATCCACGGCCGGCTCGGCAACACGATCATCATGATCACCCATGACGTTGACGAGGCCGTGCTGCTCTCCGACCGGATCGTCATGATGACGAACGGGCCCGCCGCCACCATCGGCGAGGATCTGCGGGTCGATCTGGAGCGCCCGCGCAAGCGCCTCGAACTCGTTGGAAATCCCACCTACAACGATGCCCGTGCGGCCGTGCTGGAGTTCCTCTACGCCCGGCACCGGGCTCCGACACTCGCAGCGTAA
- the ntrB gene encoding nitrate ABC transporter permease, translated as MVHSARVVALPNPKAAPPAQKAALHPLAPKPVGVLSRAARIGMSIVTQLAAPVLTIAFLLILWQILASSSTSALPSPLKVIDDSWEIIVNPFKVGNGLDQGLFWHVTASLVRVGYGYTLAAIVGIGMGVLLGQSTLAMRGLDPVFQVLRTIPPLAWLPLSLAAFRDGQPSAIFVIFITSVWPILINTSVGIRNIPRDYRNVAKVLRLSPIEFFTRIMVPATVPHMFTGLRIGIGLSWLAIVAAEMLIGGVGIGFFIWDAWNSSLISDIIVALVYVGVVGFLLDRSIAAIGHLLTRGTAAQ; from the coding sequence ATGGTTCATTCCGCCCGCGTCGTCGCACTCCCCAACCCGAAGGCGGCTCCACCGGCCCAGAAGGCGGCTCTGCATCCGCTGGCGCCGAAGCCGGTCGGAGTCCTCTCCCGGGCCGCTCGCATCGGCATGAGCATCGTCACACAATTGGCCGCGCCGGTCCTCACCATCGCGTTCCTGCTGATCCTCTGGCAGATCCTTGCGTCGAGCTCGACCTCGGCGCTGCCGAGCCCGCTAAAGGTGATCGACGACAGCTGGGAGATCATCGTCAATCCGTTCAAAGTCGGAAACGGCCTCGACCAAGGCCTGTTCTGGCATGTCACGGCCTCCCTGGTCCGTGTGGGTTACGGCTATACGCTCGCGGCCATCGTCGGCATCGGAATGGGCGTGCTGCTGGGCCAGTCGACGCTCGCTATGCGCGGCCTCGACCCGGTCTTCCAGGTGCTGCGCACCATTCCGCCGCTGGCATGGCTGCCCCTCTCGCTCGCGGCGTTCCGCGACGGGCAGCCTTCCGCCATCTTCGTGATCTTCATCACGAGCGTCTGGCCGATCCTGATCAACACGTCGGTGGGCATCCGGAACATCCCGCGGGATTATCGCAACGTCGCCAAGGTTCTGCGCCTGTCCCCCATCGAGTTCTTCACCCGCATCATGGTGCCGGCCACCGTGCCGCACATGTTCACGGGCCTTCGCATCGGCATCGGTCTGTCCTGGCTCGCCATCGTGGCGGCCGAGATGCTGATCGGCGGAGTCGGTATCGGCTTCTTCATCTGGGATGCGTGGAACTCCTCGCTCATCTCCGACATCATCGTGGCTCTGGTCTATGTGGGCGTGGTCGGCTTCCTGCTCGATCGCTCCATCGCGGCCATCGGCCATCTGCTCACCCGCGGCACCGCCGCGCAGTAA
- a CDS encoding CmpA/NrtA family ABC transporter substrate-binding protein, whose product MQTPKITRRDALRGASAALTLAAAKVAFPGGAFAQSAEPETKTVKLGYIALTDAAALIVAKEKGFFAKHGLPDAEVLKQASWGATRDNLVLGSEANGIDGAHILTPMPYLISTGKVTQGGAPTPMYILARLNLDAQAISVAAEYNGLKLGLDSSPLKEIFAKKRAAGGDPKVAMTFPGGTHDLWIRYWLAAGGIDPDKDVSTIVVPPPQMVANMKVGTMDAFCVGEPWNAQLINQKLGYTAANTYEIWNKHPEKALGLRAAWVDRHPRAAKALLMAVMEAQAWCDKLENREEMCKIVGTRAWFNVPVADILPRQRGEYDYGIDGKVVKVSPGIMKFWRDHASFPFKSHDLWFIAENIRWGKFETNTDTKALVDKVNRADLWREAAKTLGVAASDIPTSDSRGKETFFDGKVFDPDNPQAYLASLPIKRIA is encoded by the coding sequence ATGCAGACACCGAAGATCACCCGTCGAGACGCGCTTCGCGGTGCCAGTGCCGCTCTGACGTTGGCTGCCGCGAAGGTCGCTTTTCCCGGTGGTGCTTTCGCACAGAGCGCCGAGCCTGAGACGAAGACGGTCAAACTCGGCTACATCGCGCTGACGGATGCGGCTGCTTTGATCGTCGCCAAGGAGAAGGGTTTCTTTGCAAAGCACGGCCTGCCGGACGCGGAAGTGTTGAAACAGGCTTCCTGGGGCGCGACACGCGACAACCTCGTGCTGGGCTCGGAAGCCAACGGCATCGACGGAGCCCATATCCTGACGCCGATGCCGTACCTGATCTCCACCGGAAAGGTCACCCAGGGCGGCGCGCCGACGCCGATGTATATCCTCGCCCGCCTCAATCTCGACGCGCAGGCGATCTCGGTCGCGGCCGAGTACAACGGCCTGAAGCTCGGGCTCGATTCATCGCCGCTGAAAGAAATCTTCGCCAAGAAGCGCGCGGCCGGCGGTGATCCGAAAGTCGCTATGACGTTTCCCGGCGGTACGCACGATCTCTGGATTCGCTACTGGCTTGCCGCCGGCGGCATCGATCCCGACAAGGATGTCTCCACCATCGTGGTGCCGCCGCCCCAGATGGTCGCCAACATGAAGGTCGGGACGATGGACGCCTTCTGTGTCGGCGAGCCCTGGAATGCGCAGCTCATCAATCAGAAGCTCGGATACACGGCAGCGAACACCTACGAGATCTGGAACAAGCATCCGGAAAAGGCGCTCGGCCTGCGCGCCGCCTGGGTCGACAGGCACCCGAGGGCCGCGAAGGCTCTGCTCATGGCCGTGATGGAAGCGCAGGCCTGGTGCGACAAGCTCGAGAACCGCGAGGAAATGTGCAAGATCGTCGGTACCCGCGCCTGGTTCAACGTTCCCGTCGCCGACATCCTGCCGCGCCAGAGGGGCGAATACGATTACGGCATCGACGGTAAGGTCGTGAAGGTCTCGCCCGGGATCATGAAATTCTGGCGCGATCACGCGTCCTTCCCCTTCAAGTCGCATGACCTGTGGTTCATCGCCGAGAACATCCGCTGGGGCAAGTTCGAGACGAACACCGACACCAAGGCGCTCGTCGACAAGGTCAACCGGGCCGATCTGTGGCGCGAGGCGGCAAAGACCCTCGGCGTTGCCGCGAGCGATATTCCGACAAGCGACAGTCGCGGCAAGGAGACCTTCTTCGACGGTAAGGTCTTCGATCCGGACAACCCGCAGGCCTATCTCGCCAGCCTCCCCATCAAGCGCATCGCGTAA
- a CDS encoding CmpA/NrtA family ABC transporter substrate-binding protein, translated as MWDLEEAGSRPIQQAGSADDTPARTERRSTPERLVRVGFIPLVDMAVLVAAAEQGFARREGIRLQLIRDVSWSNIRDRLAFRQFDVAHMLSPMPIASQLHLGSNPYPCFTPFALGRGGNAITLSVELYREMQAVADLDGTEDALGNGRALKQVIERRQQAGRKPLVFAMTYPFSSHNYEFRFWLAAAGINPDADVTMTVVPPPLTVDAMAARAIDGFCVNAPWNMIAVEKGVGRMVATKADIWPSAPEKVLGVSPEWAEENPDTLPRLIVALDAAARWCDDRQNHGALADMMADPAYLGVSSEMIQRLLAGELTVDPDGRTRQVQSYMTFHDGAANFPWISQALWIYSQMVRWGQVAYDQVGLSQVRSAYRPNLYREVLGPSAAVPSADVRVEGAGPERFMDGRSFMPDDIPGYVAGFTIINDASASVAE; from the coding sequence GTGTGGGATTTGGAAGAAGCGGGGAGCCGCCCCATTCAGCAGGCCGGATCGGCGGATGACACGCCCGCGAGAACGGAGCGGCGGTCCACGCCAGAGCGCCTCGTCCGGGTCGGGTTCATTCCGCTCGTGGACATGGCCGTGCTGGTCGCCGCCGCCGAACAGGGGTTTGCCCGTCGCGAAGGCATCCGGCTGCAGCTGATCAGGGACGTGTCCTGGTCCAACATCCGCGACCGGCTGGCGTTTCGTCAGTTCGACGTGGCCCATATGCTGAGCCCGATGCCGATCGCGTCGCAGCTCCATCTCGGATCTAATCCCTACCCCTGCTTCACGCCCTTCGCCCTCGGACGCGGCGGCAATGCGATCACGCTGTCGGTCGAACTTTACCGCGAGATGCAGGCCGTCGCGGATCTTGATGGAACGGAAGACGCGCTCGGCAATGGCAGGGCCTTGAAGCAGGTGATCGAACGGAGACAGCAGGCCGGCAGGAAGCCGCTGGTTTTCGCCATGACCTATCCATTCTCGTCGCACAATTACGAGTTCCGCTTCTGGCTCGCGGCTGCCGGGATCAATCCCGATGCCGACGTGACGATGACGGTCGTGCCGCCTCCGCTCACGGTCGATGCCATGGCGGCGCGAGCCATCGACGGGTTCTGCGTCAATGCCCCGTGGAACATGATCGCCGTAGAGAAGGGCGTGGGCCGCATGGTGGCGACGAAGGCGGACATCTGGCCGTCTGCTCCCGAAAAGGTCCTGGGCGTCAGCCCGGAATGGGCGGAGGAAAACCCCGACACCCTGCCGCGCCTCATCGTTGCGCTCGACGCCGCCGCCCGCTGGTGCGACGACCGGCAAAACCATGGTGCCTTGGCCGACATGATGGCGGATCCCGCTTATCTGGGCGTTTCGTCCGAGATGATCCAGCGCCTGCTTGCAGGAGAACTGACGGTCGATCCCGACGGCAGGACGCGTCAGGTGCAGAGCTACATGACGTTCCACGACGGGGCGGCGAACTTCCCCTGGATCAGCCAGGCTCTCTGGATCTACAGCCAGATGGTCCGCTGGGGACAGGTCGCCTATGACCAGGTCGGGCTGTCCCAGGTCCGTTCGGCTTATCGTCCCAATCTCTACCGGGAGGTCCTGGGACCCTCTGCCGCTGTGCCTTCGGCCGATGTCCGCGTCGAGGGTGCGGGGCCTGAGCGATTCATGGACGGCCGCAGCTTTATGCCCGACGACATTCCCGGCTACGTTGCCGGTTTCACAATCATAAACGACGCCTCCGCGTCGGTCGCAGAATAG
- the nirD gene encoding nitrite reductase small subunit NirD: protein MSEWIDVGPVEDVPLLGSRVVQTPGGDIAVFKAADGTLFALRDRCPHKGGPLSQGIVHGHSVTCPLHNWVISLKTGEAQGADQGCTHRIPLRIEGSRILLAASALLALAA, encoded by the coding sequence ATGAGCGAGTGGATCGATGTGGGCCCTGTCGAGGACGTGCCGCTTCTCGGATCGCGCGTCGTGCAGACGCCAGGCGGCGACATCGCCGTGTTCAAGGCAGCGGACGGAACGCTCTTCGCCCTGCGCGACCGCTGCCCGCACAAGGGCGGGCCTCTTTCGCAAGGCATCGTGCACGGACACTCCGTGACATGCCCGCTGCACAACTGGGTGATCAGCCTCAAGACCGGAGAGGCGCAGGGAGCCGACCAGGGCTGCACCCACAGGATCCCGCTGCGGATCGAGGGCTCGCGGATCCTGCTTGCGGCCTCAGCTCTCCTGGCCCTGGCGGCCTGA
- a CDS encoding ANTAR domain-containing response regulator: MTNDTPTGQRALRVAIIEENSIRAAILVDGLREAGILDVEVIETMTHMLRRLSTIDPDVIIIGIENPSRDVLEQMFQVSKLVSRPVAMFVDRSDGSMIQAAVEAGVSAYVVDGLRKERVKPIVDMAVSRFNAFDRLQRELLEARNELASRKVVERAKGILMRTRQLSEEEAYGLLRQTAMNEKRKLVDIAQSVVTAASLLEK, encoded by the coding sequence TTGACCAACGATACACCAACAGGTCAGCGGGCTCTTCGCGTTGCGATCATCGAGGAAAACAGCATCCGGGCGGCCATTCTCGTCGACGGCCTGCGCGAGGCCGGGATCCTCGACGTGGAGGTCATCGAGACGATGACCCACATGCTCCGGCGCCTGAGCACCATCGACCCGGATGTGATCATCATCGGCATCGAGAACCCGAGCCGCGACGTGCTGGAGCAGATGTTCCAGGTGTCAAAGCTGGTGTCGCGTCCCGTGGCCATGTTCGTTGACCGCTCCGACGGCTCCATGATCCAGGCTGCCGTCGAGGCGGGCGTTTCGGCTTATGTGGTCGACGGGCTGCGCAAGGAGCGGGTGAAGCCCATCGTGGACATGGCGGTGAGCCGCTTCAACGCCTTCGACCGCCTGCAGCGTGAACTCCTGGAGGCACGCAACGAGCTGGCGTCTCGCAAGGTCGTCGAGCGGGCCAAGGGCATTCTTATGAGAACCCGGCAACTCTCGGAGGAGGAGGCCTACGGCCTTCTTCGCCAGACCGCCATGAACGAGAAGCGGAAGCTCGTCGACATCGCGCAGAGCGTCGTCACGGCCGCTTCCCTTTTGGAGAAATAA
- a CDS encoding response regulator codes for MPPLILVVEDEVLVRMTLVDVLEDAGFRVIEAAHADQALTALKAVSDIQGVVTDVEMPRGSINGFELARKVRADWQEIGVLIASGRAAPKAGDLPDGALFIGKPVHPETLVHLVKTLLNSSQL; via the coding sequence ATGCCCCCGCTTATCCTTGTTGTTGAAGACGAAGTTCTTGTGCGAATGACCCTGGTCGATGTGCTGGAAGATGCGGGCTTCAGAGTGATCGAGGCCGCTCATGCCGATCAAGCCCTGACGGCTCTAAAGGCTGTGTCTGACATTCAAGGCGTCGTTACCGATGTCGAGATGCCGCGAGGCAGCATCAATGGCTTCGAATTGGCTCGGAAGGTGCGAGCGGATTGGCAGGAAATTGGCGTCTTGATTGCCTCTGGGCGGGCGGCTCCAAAGGCCGGCGATTTGCCCGACGGCGCTCTCTTTATTGGGAAGCCTGTTCATCCAGAAACCTTGGTTCATCTCGTCAAGACACTGCTCAACTCGAGCCAACTTTGA
- a CDS encoding helix-turn-helix domain-containing protein codes for MSTLGKRLIQAAEEARTIARGEADPSTYKVHVPAEIDVKAIRQRQKMTQAEFSARYGFPLGTLRDWEQGKGKPDTSARVLLLVIAKEPQAVERALKAA; via the coding sequence ATGAGCACACTAGGAAAGCGACTGATCCAGGCAGCGGAGGAAGCCCGCACCATCGCTCGGGGCGAGGCCGATCCGTCCACCTACAAGGTTCACGTTCCCGCTGAAATCGACGTGAAGGCGATCCGCCAGCGCCAGAAGATGACACAGGCTGAATTTTCGGCCCGTTATGGCTTCCCGCTCGGCACCCTCCGCGATTGGGAGCAGGGCAAGGGCAAGCCTGACACCTCCGCTCGGGTGTTGCTCCTTGTCATTGCGAAGGAGCCGCAGGCCGTTGAACGTGCCCTGAAGGCTGCCTAA
- a CDS encoding IS110 family RNA-guided transposase gives MSEIATVGLDIAKNVFQLHGVDRSGKIVLRKALRRSQVPGFFSTLSPCLIGLEACATAHHWARTLMAFGHDVRLIPPAYVKPYLRRQKNDAADAAAICEAVTRPSMRFVPVKSPQQQSTLMLHGARDLLIGQRTALINALRGHFAELGIVAAQGARNTRQLIALIHDATSPGLPVTARVALQPLAAMLVEIEAQIAKLDKAILAAHRSDPVSMRLAGIPGVGPIVASCLSASVPDASLLQGSREFAAYLGLVPRQPSTGGKARLGSISKMGNRHLRKLLVVGAHAALYSMKSGKTRTALADWARSLLAKKPFKVVAVALANKIARIAWAVMARSTAYEPGSTGVAAPFTLFAPRGIQLAR, from the coding sequence ATGTCTGAGATTGCCACCGTCGGCCTTGATATCGCGAAGAACGTCTTCCAGCTGCACGGCGTCGACAGAAGTGGAAAGATCGTCCTGCGCAAGGCGCTGCGGCGCAGCCAGGTGCCAGGCTTCTTCAGCACCCTTTCGCCTTGCCTGATCGGGTTGGAGGCATGCGCGACGGCTCACCACTGGGCCCGCACGCTCATGGCCTTCGGGCATGACGTCCGCCTGATCCCGCCCGCCTATGTCAAACCCTATCTGCGCCGGCAGAAGAACGATGCCGCCGACGCCGCTGCCATCTGCGAGGCGGTCACTCGGCCGTCGATGCGCTTCGTCCCGGTCAAGAGCCCGCAGCAGCAGAGCACCCTCATGCTGCACGGCGCCCGCGATCTCCTGATCGGGCAGCGGACAGCCCTGATCAATGCTCTGCGCGGTCACTTCGCAGAGTTAGGCATCGTGGCAGCGCAAGGCGCTCGCAACACGCGGCAACTGATTGCCCTTATCCATGATGCCACCAGTCCCGGCCTCCCCGTCACAGCCCGGGTCGCACTCCAGCCTTTGGCGGCAATGCTGGTTGAGATCGAAGCGCAGATCGCCAAGCTCGACAAAGCCATTCTGGCCGCCCACCGCAGCGATCCGGTCAGCATGAGGCTCGCCGGCATTCCGGGCGTCGGCCCGATTGTGGCCTCCTGTCTCTCGGCCAGTGTTCCAGACGCCAGCCTGCTTCAGGGCAGCCGGGAGTTTGCCGCCTATCTCGGCCTCGTGCCGCGGCAGCCCTCAACCGGTGGCAAGGCGCGGCTGGGCTCCATCTCCAAGATGGGCAACCGGCATCTGCGCAAGCTGCTGGTCGTCGGCGCGCATGCGGCGCTCTACAGCATGAAGTCCGGCAAGACCCGGACGGCGCTGGCGGATTGGGCCCGGAGCCTCCTGGCCAAGAAACCGTTCAAGGTGGTCGCCGTCGCCTTGGCCAACAAGATCGCCCGGATCGCCTGGGCGGTGATGGCCAGGAGCACGGCTTATGAGCCGGGGAGCACGGGAGTTGCCGCCCCGTTCACACTATTCGCCCCTCGGGGCATCCAATTGGCACGGTGA
- a CDS encoding response regulator encodes MSSAPTVLLVDPDGAVRDTLRAVLEEVGYKVIGYENGEAALADLKDTCAANLLVTEVRLPNLDGWQLARDARRLCPGLPVVFIPSHDKSRSKQGKRSFVLPKPFGARAFLVAVQLMASPLVTYH; translated from the coding sequence ATGAGTTCTGCACCTACCGTTCTACTTGTTGATCCCGATGGTGCTGTACGAGACACGCTTCGTGCTGTCTTGGAAGAGGTTGGCTACAAAGTCATCGGATACGAAAACGGTGAGGCGGCACTGGCCGACCTGAAGGATACCTGCGCCGCGAACCTCCTTGTGACCGAGGTTCGCCTTCCGAACCTCGATGGGTGGCAGCTAGCGAGAGACGCCCGTCGCTTGTGTCCAGGATTGCCCGTTGTATTCATACCTTCTCACGACAAGAGCCGATCAAAGCAGGGGAAGCGTAGTTTCGTGCTTCCCAAGCCCTTTGGCGCACGAGCCTTTCTCGTTGCGGTCCAGCTCATGGCGTCACCTCTTGTGACCTATCATTAG
- the nirB gene encoding nitrite reductase large subunit NirB, whose protein sequence is MPKKLVVIGNGMAAGHALEELFERAPGDYEVTIFGAEPRVNYNRIMLSPVLSGEKAYEDILIHDDAWYETHGITLHRGKQVVEIDRMARRVIAADGTAAEYDQLLVATGSMPFVVPIPGATLPGVVTYRDLDDVHRMLEAAQGGGHAIVIGGGLLGLEAAAGLRAQGMEVTVLHLMPTLMERQLDPSAGYLLQKAFEDRGIAVRCKANTHAILGDTQVTGVRLDDGTELPADIVVMAVGIRPNAVLAKDAGLETNRGVLVGDDMRTSDPDIFSVGECVEHRGLCYGLVAPLYEMAKVVAAQLAGDRTAAYTGSVTATKLKVTGIDLFSAGDFGEAKDRQDIVLRDAARGIYKRLVLKENRIVGAVLYGETGDGSWFFDLLRKETDVTDLRDTLIFGQSYVGGAPLDPMAAVAALPDDAEICGCNGVCKGKIVQTITDKGLSTLAEVRAHTKASASCGTCTGLVEQVMTLTLGDKFAKSAVEPMCGCTDLGHDDVRRLIRAAGLKSIPAVMQELGWKTSCGCAKCRPALNYYLLCDWPEEYEDDGRSRFINERIHANIQKDGTYSVVPRMWGGLTNPRELRAIADVAEKYNIPTVKVTGGQRIDLLGVRKEDLPAVWADLNDAGMVSGHAYAKGLRTVKTCVGTEWCRFGTQDSTGLGVKIEKFMWGSWTPAKVKMGVSGCPRNCAESTCKDVGVICVDSGFEIHFAGAAGLHIKGTQILCKVPDEDECIEVIAALTQLYREQGHYLERMYKWADRVGVDSIKATVVEDLEKRRALYERFVISQRNAQVDPWAERVAGRDAHEFRPMANFTLAEAAE, encoded by the coding sequence ATGCCCAAGAAGCTGGTCGTCATCGGCAATGGCATGGCTGCCGGCCATGCCTTGGAGGAACTGTTCGAGCGCGCTCCGGGGGACTATGAGGTCACGATCTTCGGTGCCGAGCCGCGCGTGAACTACAACCGCATCATGCTCTCGCCCGTTCTGTCGGGCGAGAAGGCGTACGAAGACATCCTGATCCATGACGATGCCTGGTACGAGACGCATGGCATCACGCTTCATCGCGGCAAGCAGGTGGTGGAGATCGACCGCATGGCCAGGCGCGTGATCGCGGCGGATGGCACGGCGGCGGAATACGACCAGCTCCTCGTCGCAACCGGATCGATGCCGTTCGTGGTGCCGATCCCCGGCGCCACCTTGCCGGGCGTGGTCACCTACCGCGACCTCGACGACGTCCACAGGATGCTGGAAGCGGCCCAAGGCGGCGGCCATGCCATCGTGATCGGCGGCGGCCTGCTCGGTCTCGAGGCGGCGGCCGGCCTGAGGGCGCAGGGCATGGAGGTGACCGTCCTCCACCTCATGCCGACGCTCATGGAGCGCCAGCTCGACCCTTCCGCCGGCTACCTGCTGCAGAAGGCTTTTGAGGACCGCGGCATTGCGGTGCGCTGCAAGGCGAACACCCATGCCATCCTCGGCGACACCCAGGTCACGGGCGTGCGGCTCGACGACGGTACGGAGTTGCCGGCCGATATCGTGGTCATGGCCGTCGGCATCCGGCCGAATGCGGTTCTGGCGAAGGACGCTGGGCTCGAGACCAACCGCGGCGTTCTCGTCGGCGACGACATGCGCACGAGCGACCCCGACATTTTCTCGGTCGGCGAATGCGTCGAGCATCGCGGGCTCTGCTATGGACTTGTGGCGCCTCTCTACGAGATGGCGAAGGTCGTCGCCGCGCAGCTCGCAGGAGACCGGACGGCCGCCTACACCGGCTCTGTCACGGCCACCAAGCTGAAGGTGACGGGCATCGACCTGTTCTCCGCGGGCGATTTCGGCGAGGCCAAGGACCGCCAGGACATCGTCCTGCGCGACGCCGCGCGCGGCATCTACAAGCGCCTCGTGCTCAAGGAGAACCGCATCGTCGGCGCGGTTCTCTATGGCGAGACGGGTGACGGATCGTGGTTCTTCGATCTCCTGCGCAAGGAGACGGATGTCACGGACCTGCGGGATACTCTCATTTTCGGCCAGTCCTATGTCGGGGGCGCTCCTCTGGACCCTATGGCGGCCGTTGCAGCCTTGCCCGATGATGCGGAAATCTGCGGCTGCAACGGCGTCTGCAAGGGCAAGATCGTCCAGACCATCACCGACAAGGGTTTGAGCACGCTAGCGGAGGTGAGGGCGCACACGAAGGCGTCCGCATCCTGCGGAACCTGCACAGGCCTCGTCGAGCAGGTGATGACCCTGACGCTCGGCGACAAGTTCGCGAAATCGGCGGTCGAGCCCATGTGCGGTTGCACCGATCTCGGCCATGACGACGTGCGCCGGCTCATCCGGGCGGCGGGGCTGAAATCAATTCCGGCCGTCATGCAGGAACTCGGATGGAAAACATCCTGCGGCTGCGCCAAGTGCCGCCCAGCCCTGAACTATTATCTCCTGTGCGACTGGCCCGAGGAATACGAGGACGACGGTCGCTCTCGTTTTATCAATGAGCGCATTCACGCCAACATCCAGAAGGACGGCACCTATTCGGTCGTCCCGCGCATGTGGGGTGGGCTGACCAATCCGCGCGAGCTGCGCGCCATCGCGGACGTGGCGGAAAAGTACAATATCCCGACCGTGAAGGTCACAGGCGGTCAGCGCATCGACCTGCTGGGCGTGCGCAAGGAGGATCTGCCGGCGGTCTGGGCCGATCTCAACGATGCGGGCATGGTCTCCGGTCATGCCTATGCCAAGGGCCTGCGCACGGTGAAGACCTGCGTCGGCACGGAATGGTGCCGGTTCGGCACCCAGGATTCCACCGGGCTCGGCGTGAAGATCGAGAAGTTCATGTGGGGCTCTTGGACGCCCGCGAAAGTGAAGATGGGCGTCTCGGGATGTCCGCGAAATTGCGCCGAATCCACCTGCAAGGACGTGGGCGTGATCTGTGTGGACTCGGGCTTCGAGATTCACTTCGCGGGCGCAGCAGGCCTGCATATCAAGGGAACCCAGATCTTGTGCAAGGTTCCGGACGAGGACGAATGCATCGAGGTCATCGCGGCCCTGACCCAGCTCTATCGCGAGCAGGGGCACTATCTCGAACGCATGTACAAATGGGCGGACCGTGTTGGTGTCGATTCCATCAAGGCAACGGTCGTCGAGGATCTTGAGAAGCGTCGCGCCCTCTATGAGCGCTTCGTCATCTCGCAGCGCAATGCGCAGGTCGACCCCTGGGCCGAGCGCGTGGCCGGGCGCGATGCGCACGAGTTCCGGCCCATGGCGAACTTCACCCTTGCGGAGGCGGCGGAATGA
- a CDS encoding helix-turn-helix domain-containing protein, with protein MITGEQLRAARAMLKMEQGELAELSGVSIETVKRLERMDGVLNAQAATLYSLQKVLEGEGVIFIPENGNLPGLKLRRDPPPAIRTRKKRGEA; from the coding sequence GTGATAACAGGGGAGCAGTTGAGAGCAGCCCGAGCCATGCTCAAGATGGAGCAGGGTGAGCTTGCAGAGCTCTCGGGGGTCTCAATCGAAACCGTCAAGCGCTTGGAGCGAATGGACGGGGTTCTAAATGCCCAAGCCGCGACGCTGTACAGCTTGCAAAAAGTGCTTGAAGGCGAGGGCGTTATCTTCATCCCCGAAAACGGCAATCTCCCTGGCCTGAAGCTCAGACGCGACCCGCCGCCTGCAATCCGTACCCGCAAGAAGAGAGGCGAGGCTTAG